AATTACACGACGGAATTGTAAAGAAGGATAAAGCCTTGCTGCAGAATCGTGTTCTAGAATTGGTGCAAACTACTGTAACAAAAATGCAGAAGGAACTGCATACCGAAGCTGCCGGTTTCGGCACCAGTTTACATAATCAGCATCCGGCCGTATGGCGGAGCGTTAAGGATAACTGGGACGAAACCTTCAGCAAAATTCCAATTACTTATGAAATAAACCTGAATATTGAGGAATACGGCGCATCAGATACAACGGCTGAATAGTGAGCTTGTAAACGATTTAGAGTTATTTCGTTTGATGTGTGAGAGGTATGACATCATTTTGATGCAGCGCATCGAGTACATCGGTTTTTAATTGCTCAGTAAAGGTATTCCATGTTTTTTTGCCGACATTCAGCTCTTCTCGCCCAATAGCATGTAGTGTTTCCAGCCAAAGGCGTTTATCGTTTATCAGCCCGAGCTGATCTTGGATCTGCTTATATATTTCCTCATGGGCATGAAATTTTTGATTTAACGCAAAAGAGGCTGCACTAGCGGTATATCGCAGTTCCTTAGCAGCCATCCTCAGCTCATGCAGTGAGTCGAAGGCTGCTTCTGATTCGGCATCTTGTCCACGAAATATAGCCTTGCAAGCTTTTTTCTTCTGCTCGTAAGCTACCTCAAGTTCGCGCATGACAACGTTAGCATCTTTTTTCGCTACCAGGGCCTCAAGCTGTTCACTTAGGAAAGCTTTCCACTTATCATCCAGATCTTCATTGATTAGCTTAGGCAGCTCATCGGCCAGCTTCTTACGATAAGTTTTGCGCTTGTCCTTTTGGTGGTCGATCACAGCCTTCAACAGTTCTGCTGTCTTTGTATCGCCGTTTTCCTTGGCGTGTTTACGTTTAGTCTTGAACGATTCAATCAGAACATCTGCATCTCTGACCTTGCCTAATCTCTTTTGGGCTTTTTCAAATATGGGGTATAGCCCTAGAGTATGACCAGGGTCGAGAATGGAAAGCAGTGTTAACAGCTTACGGCAGTTCACTCTTGCTTGGTGAATGTCCTCGTCATCGAATTTGCTAATTGCATCATGGCAGTAATCCCAGAAATCAATATACAGCAGGTTAAGTGCCTGTTCCCATTGTCTTGTCTTGGTTAACTGTCGTTCCTTCATCACTTCCACTGTCATGCGGCATCACTCCTTAACGTTGTGTATAGCATGAACCTAAGGCTACCCCCTATTCGAGCTGGGGCATGTTCGTATACTATAAGGATAGCGTTATCATAACCTCATTTCAATTCTGATTTCGCACTAGCGAGGCAGATCGATTACAATATCACGGATAATACGGGAAAGAGGGGAATCGGTGGATACTCGGGAGTACGATGCAATGATCAATGGATCTATTAATAGAATTAAGGAAGCCATCGGACTTCCTGCAGAAATGGGACTCTTCCAGCATTTGATCTTAAAGGATAATAGTAAAAAGGTAGAAGAAGCGGGGGCCGGGGAGCTGTTGATCCCGTTCGCCTTTGAAGAGACCCTTTGCAGGGATGTTGGAGCGGGTCTCGTTCCTCCTAGCCTGCACCTATGGAGCCATTCTGGAGGTGTTGCGCTTGGACTACGGGACAGCAAGCTTCCGTACGCTGCCCAAGCGATGGCTAAGTTGGAGCAGCAAGGAATTCGTACAGCGGTAAGACATTCCGGTGGTGCTGCGGTGCCTCTGGATGATGGAATTGTTAATGTTTCGTTAGTGCTACCCAAAGGACGCGGAAAGCTGGATTTTCATGATGACTTTAGGCTTCTGGCTTCTCTGATCACTGAGGCAGTTGCTATGAGTCATCCACAGGCTGCGGCTCAAATAAAGGCTGGTGAGATTGTTGGTTCTTATTGCCCGGGGGACTTCGATTTGGCGATTAATGGGCGGAAATTTTGCGGCATTGCTCAGCGCAGACAAAATAATGCTTATTTCGTACATGCATTTGTAGTGGTTTCGGGTTCGGGACAGGAACGCGGTGAACTCATTCATAAATTCTATGAGCATGCCTCTGGAGGAGACTCGGCATTATCTTATCCGCGGGTTCGTCCAGAGACGATCGCTGGGCTTGGTGAACTAGGTGGGCCGAATACTACTGAAGTATTTGCCGAAGGGATTAGACAAGCATTAGCTGCCCGTGGAGTGTTGCTTAAATCCTCTGACAGGCTACAGCAGGAGACAGGATATTTCTTGGACTACGAGGATCCGCGTGTTCTGGATGCTGCGCGAGTCCTGCGTGAACGTTATGCCCAAGGATAAATGGATATTGAGCATCGTAAAAAAGGACGTAACAGAATCTGGCGAGAGGCCAGCTTCTGTTGCGTCCTTTTATTCATATAAATCCGGACGTCTGTCTGCAAAAATCGGGATTTGTGATCGGATTTCACGCACCTTATGTAATGCGATATCCCCCGTTAGGATTTCTTCCCCTTCAGAAGCCTCACCTAAAATATCTCCCCAAGGATCGATTATCATAGAATGCCCAGCAAAGGTATTGTTAGGATCGCTTCCAGCACGGTTGCAGGCTACTACATAACATTGGTTCTCGATCGCTCGGCTGATCAGTAACGCACGCCAATGGGATAACCTGGATAATGGCCACTCTGCACTAACAAACAAGATTTCTGCGCCTTGCGCGGTATGGGCACGAACCCATTCTGGAAATCGGATATCATAACAGATTAATCCGGCACATAAGGTGCCCTCCATAGAGAAGAGTCCTTTGGCTTCTCCCGGCTGCAAATACAGATGCTCATCCATTAGCTGGAACAAATGCAGCTTACTGTATTCACCAATGAGTTCCCCAGCTCGATTAAATATAAACATCCGATTAGTTACCCCGGAGGCATTTCTGCTAGCGACTGAACCAGCAACGATATTGATATTGTATTGTTTAGCTAAGCTGGAGATGAATTCTTTGGTTATTGCTCCGTTTAGATCACCAATTTCTTCTAGCCGGGTTAGATCATAGCCGGTGGTCCAAAGCTCAGGGAGAATAAGACAGTCGGGCGATGCAGCAGCAGCTTCACTAATTTTATTTGCTACAGTAGCATAATTCATAGCAGGATTGCCAAATGCTATATCCGTCTGAATCAGGGAGATTCTCATAGGATTCCTCCTTTTTGTTCAAGACTATAGCACCTTAAGGGGATAAGCAATGTTGATTTTTAAAAAATGATTTGATATATTAGTTGACGGGTCAATGATTATCAGTTAATATAATCTTATGCAAAACAATTGTATACAATTAAATTTATAAAGGAGGTATATTTTGACGGAGCACTTTCCTGAGGAAGACCGCATATTTGAACTGCTGCAGGCATTAAACAAGGGAATCTGTCCGAAATTCGAACGATGTGCTGGGATCAGTCCCACACGGCTTCGCCTCCTGCATGAACTGTTCCAGGTAGATGAAGTCAGCCAAATTACTCTGCAAAAGGGCATGGATATAGATGCGGCCGCCGTTACTCGGCACTTAAAAGGGATGGAAGAGAGCGGTACGATCACTCGCCGCAACAACCCAGCAGATAACAGGGTTACATTGGTCTCATTAACGGATCAAGGACGGGAAAGAATGATTCAATATAGTGAAGAGAAGAGACGATTTGTCGCTACTCTGCTTACTGGATTTAACGATCAGGAGCGAACAGTGCTCATAGATATGCTTAATCGTCTGCAATCTAATATCAATTTGTTGTAACAACACCAAATACAAACTCAAAGGAGATATACACATATGAACGCTACACAAACACAAACCAATGATTTTAAAGAAATTATTACGGGTCGCCGCTCTATCCGCAAATATGATCCATCCGTTAAGATCAGCAAAGAAGAGATGACACAAATTCTTACGGAAGCGACCCTTGCACCTTCTTCAGTAAATATGCAGCCTTGGCGGTTTCTTGTCATTGAAAGTGACGAAGCTAAAGCTACTTTAGCTCCTCTTGCTCGCTTTAATGGCGTACAAGTTGAAACCTCTGCAGCTATGATTGCCATCTTCGGTGATTTGAACAATTTCGATTATGCTGAGGAGATTTATGGTACAGCTGTTGAACGTGGACTAATGCCTGCTGAAGTAAAAGAAAACCAATTGACTAGATTGTCCGCTCACTTTGCTACCTTGCCACGTGAAGTTAACAAAGACACTGTGCTTATCGACGGCGCTCTTGTTGCGATGCAGTTGATGCTGGTTGCCCGTGCACATGGTTACGATACAAACCCAATTGGTGGTTACGAGAAAGATCAAATCGCAGAAGCGTTTGGCATGGAAAAAGATCGTTATGTTCCTGTAATGTTACTTTCCATTGGTAAGGCTGTTGATGCAGGTTATGCATCGGTCCGTTTGCCTATCGATAAGATTGCTGAGTGGAAATAATAGGGTACACCTTAGGAGGAAAATACAATGATCATTATTCATGCTGTGCTTAAAGTAAATCCGGAACGTCGCGAACAATTCTTGGCGGAGTCCAAAACACTACTCACTGCTACTCATGCTGAAGAGGGAAATCT
This Paenibacillus sp. FSL R5-0345 DNA region includes the following protein-coding sequences:
- a CDS encoding nitroreductase family protein — protein: MNATQTQTNDFKEIITGRRSIRKYDPSVKISKEEMTQILTEATLAPSSVNMQPWRFLVIESDEAKATLAPLARFNGVQVETSAAMIAIFGDLNNFDYAEEIYGTAVERGLMPAEVKENQLTRLSAHFATLPREVNKDTVLIDGALVAMQLMLVARAHGYDTNPIGGYEKDQIAEAFGMEKDRYVPVMLLSIGKAVDAGYASVRLPIDKIAEWK
- a CDS encoding MarR family winged helix-turn-helix transcriptional regulator; the protein is MTEHFPEEDRIFELLQALNKGICPKFERCAGISPTRLRLLHELFQVDEVSQITLQKGMDIDAAAVTRHLKGMEESGTITRRNNPADNRVTLVSLTDQGRERMIQYSEEKRRFVATLLTGFNDQERTVLIDMLNRLQSNINLL
- a CDS encoding carbon-nitrogen family hydrolase, with the translated sequence MRISLIQTDIAFGNPAMNYATVANKISEAAAASPDCLILPELWTTGYDLTRLEEIGDLNGAITKEFISSLAKQYNINIVAGSVASRNASGVTNRMFIFNRAGELIGEYSKLHLFQLMDEHLYLQPGEAKGLFSMEGTLCAGLICYDIRFPEWVRAHTAQGAEILFVSAEWPLSRLSHWRALLISRAIENQCYVVACNRAGSDPNNTFAGHSMIIDPWGDILGEASEGEEILTGDIALHKVREIRSQIPIFADRRPDLYE
- a CDS encoding CHAD domain-containing protein, whose protein sequence is MTVEVMKERQLTKTRQWEQALNLLYIDFWDYCHDAISKFDDEDIHQARVNCRKLLTLLSILDPGHTLGLYPIFEKAQKRLGKVRDADVLIESFKTKRKHAKENGDTKTAELLKAVIDHQKDKRKTYRKKLADELPKLINEDLDDKWKAFLSEQLEALVAKKDANVVMRELEVAYEQKKKACKAIFRGQDAESEAAFDSLHELRMAAKELRYTASAASFALNQKFHAHEEIYKQIQDQLGLINDKRLWLETLHAIGREELNVGKKTWNTFTEQLKTDVLDALHQNDVIPLTHQTK
- a CDS encoding lipoate--protein ligase family protein, which produces MDTREYDAMINGSINRIKEAIGLPAEMGLFQHLILKDNSKKVEEAGAGELLIPFAFEETLCRDVGAGLVPPSLHLWSHSGGVALGLRDSKLPYAAQAMAKLEQQGIRTAVRHSGGAAVPLDDGIVNVSLVLPKGRGKLDFHDDFRLLASLITEAVAMSHPQAAAQIKAGEIVGSYCPGDFDLAINGRKFCGIAQRRQNNAYFVHAFVVVSGSGQERGELIHKFYEHASGGDSALSYPRVRPETIAGLGELGGPNTTEVFAEGIRQALAARGVLLKSSDRLQQETGYFLDYEDPRVLDAARVLRERYAQG